The Haloarchaeobius amylolyticus genome window below encodes:
- the pfdA gene encoding prefoldin subunit alpha produces MGGGGGQAQQLQQEMQAIQAEIEEIEEEIEEVREEKTEIDEAIEALNTLESESIVQVPLGGDAYVRAEVQDIDEIIVGLGGGYAAERDRDGAIETLENKQESLDDYIDELEEEIDELEDESDEIEAQVQQMQQQQMQQQMQQMQQQAEEEEGDDE; encoded by the coding sequence ATGGGCGGTGGTGGCGGGCAGGCCCAGCAGCTCCAGCAGGAGATGCAGGCGATCCAGGCCGAGATCGAGGAGATCGAAGAGGAGATCGAGGAGGTCCGCGAGGAGAAGACGGAGATCGACGAGGCCATCGAGGCGCTGAACACCCTCGAGTCCGAGTCCATCGTGCAGGTCCCCCTCGGCGGCGACGCCTACGTCCGCGCCGAGGTCCAGGACATCGACGAGATCATCGTCGGCCTCGGCGGCGGCTACGCCGCAGAGCGCGACCGCGACGGTGCCATCGAGACCCTCGAGAACAAGCAGGAGTCGCTCGACGACTACATCGACGAGCTCGAAGAGGAGATCGACGAGCTCGAGGACGAGAGCGACGAGATCGAGGCCCAGGTCCAGCAGATGCAGCAACAGCAGATGCAACAGCAGATGCAGCAGATGCAACAGCAGGCGGAAGAGGAAGAAGGCGACGACGAGTAA
- a CDS encoding 50S ribosomal protein L31e: MSSSDFEERVVTVPLRDVNAEAKHKRADKAMTLIREHLAQHFKVDEDAVRLDPSINEAVWSRGRKKPPSKLRVRAARFDEEGEAVVEAEHAE, translated from the coding sequence ATGAGTTCCAGTGATTTCGAGGAGCGCGTCGTCACCGTCCCGCTCCGCGACGTGAACGCAGAAGCGAAGCACAAGCGTGCAGACAAGGCGATGACGCTCATCCGCGAGCACCTCGCACAGCACTTCAAGGTCGACGAGGACGCGGTCCGACTCGACCCCTCCATCAACGAAGCGGTCTGGTCGCGCGGCCGGAAGAAGCCCCCGAGCAAGCTCCGCGTCCGTGCCGCCCGCTTCGACGAGGAAGGCGAGGCCGTCGTGGAAGCCGAACACGCGGAGTAA
- a CDS encoding MFS transporter, with translation MARLRDLASYDALVLTACIWFLAKFLRYAFPPLFGTLQSTYGVSNAVVGSAFTALMLAYAAMQFPSGLLADRVGGVRVVTAGAIVAAVAALALSISLPFAALVGVMVFVGLGTGAHKTVAVRLLSRVYPSRTGRALGVMDTFGAFGGVVAPAAVVWALAGGGPDWHVVFLGGGVVGLALAGLFQWRVPRRLPDEPDRDSGGGGASAYRALFSDRWFLVFVAVTVLFSFTYNGAVAFLPLYLEEAAGLSPATAGTLYSGLFLVSLVQVVTGDLSDRLGRLTVIGGTLALATAGLALVVAVPESPLPVVAASVVAFGLGSHGFRPVRGAYLVELIPESVAGGGLGVVRTALMGVGAVAPAVVGIVSDLAGFQLAFAVLLASLAAGLALVGVLAVGQ, from the coding sequence GTGGCCCGCCTCCGCGACCTCGCCAGCTACGACGCGCTCGTCCTGACAGCGTGCATCTGGTTCCTCGCGAAGTTCCTTCGATACGCGTTCCCACCGCTGTTCGGGACGCTCCAGAGTACCTACGGCGTCTCGAACGCGGTGGTCGGGAGCGCCTTCACCGCGCTGATGCTGGCCTACGCCGCGATGCAATTTCCCTCGGGGCTGCTCGCGGACCGGGTCGGCGGCGTCCGGGTCGTGACTGCTGGGGCCATCGTCGCAGCCGTCGCCGCGCTCGCGCTCTCGATATCGCTCCCCTTCGCCGCCCTCGTCGGCGTGATGGTGTTCGTCGGGCTCGGCACGGGCGCGCACAAGACGGTCGCGGTCCGCCTGCTCTCGCGGGTGTACCCCAGCAGGACGGGACGGGCCCTCGGCGTGATGGACACCTTCGGGGCCTTCGGCGGCGTGGTCGCCCCGGCCGCCGTGGTCTGGGCGCTGGCCGGCGGCGGCCCGGACTGGCACGTCGTGTTCCTCGGTGGCGGCGTCGTCGGGCTCGCCCTCGCGGGCCTGTTCCAGTGGCGCGTCCCGCGGCGGCTGCCCGACGAGCCGGACCGCGATAGTGGCGGTGGCGGTGCGAGCGCCTACCGCGCCCTCTTCTCGGACCGCTGGTTCCTCGTCTTCGTCGCCGTCACGGTCCTGTTCTCGTTCACCTACAACGGCGCGGTGGCGTTCCTGCCCCTGTACCTCGAGGAGGCGGCCGGGCTGTCGCCGGCGACCGCCGGGACCCTCTACTCGGGCCTGTTCCTCGTGAGCCTCGTGCAGGTCGTCACCGGCGACCTGAGCGACCGCCTCGGCCGGCTGACGGTCATCGGCGGGACGCTGGCGCTGGCGACCGCGGGACTGGCACTGGTCGTCGCGGTGCCGGAGAGTCCCCTGCCGGTCGTCGCCGCGAGCGTCGTCGCCTTCGGCCTCGGCAGCCACGGCTTCCGGCCGGTCCGGGGCGCCTACCTCGTCGAGTTGATCCCCGAGTCCGTCGCGGGCGGGGGCCTCGGCGTGGTCCGGACCGCCCTCATGGGCGTCGGGGCGGTCGCGCCCGC
- a CDS encoding DUF424 domain-containing protein → MIVNERQTEEGLLVSVCDPDVMGETFEEGPVSLTVSEEFYGGEDRDEDAVLDSLRRATVANIVGKRSVDVAVEAGIIDEEAVLAVEDTLHAQLLRLG, encoded by the coding sequence ATGATCGTTAACGAGCGACAGACCGAGGAGGGCCTGCTCGTCTCCGTCTGCGACCCGGACGTCATGGGCGAGACGTTCGAGGAGGGCCCGGTGTCGCTCACGGTCTCCGAGGAGTTCTACGGCGGCGAAGACCGCGACGAGGACGCGGTCCTCGACAGTCTTCGACGCGCGACCGTCGCGAACATCGTCGGCAAGCGCTCGGTGGACGTGGCCGTCGAGGCGGGTATCATCGACGAGGAGGCCGTCCTCGCGGTCGAGGACACGCTCCACGCACAGCTCTTGCGACTCGGCTGA
- a CDS encoding aminotransferase class V-fold PLP-dependent enzyme, producing the protein MSTQTTDPLDVERIRQDFPILQREFDGTDLVYLDNAATTQTPEPVVDTIVDYYHGYNANVHRGIHTLSQEASIAYEDAHDRVAEFIGASGEREEVVFTKNTTESMNLVAYAWGLNELGPGDEVVLTEMEHHASLVTWQQVAKKTGAEVKYIPIDESGQLDMDAAADLITDDTEMVSVVHVSNTLGTVNPVADLADLAHDHDALAFIDGAQAVPTRPVDVEAIDADFYAFSGHKMCGPTGIGVLYGKKHLLEEMEPYLYGGEMIKKVTYEESKWNDLPWKFEAGTPNISQGIALHAAIDYLDDIGMERVQAHEEMLAEYAYDRLSEYDDVEIYGPTPEQGRGGLVAFNLDTVHAHDLSSIVNDYGVAIRAGDHCTQPLHDKLGVAASARASFYIYNTREEVDALVESLDEARQLFA; encoded by the coding sequence ATGAGTACACAGACGACCGACCCCCTCGACGTCGAGCGCATCCGGCAGGACTTCCCCATCCTCCAGCGGGAGTTCGACGGGACGGACCTCGTCTACCTCGACAACGCGGCGACGACCCAGACCCCCGAGCCGGTCGTCGACACCATCGTCGACTACTACCACGGCTACAACGCGAACGTCCACCGCGGCATCCACACCCTGAGCCAGGAGGCCTCCATCGCCTACGAGGACGCCCACGACCGCGTCGCCGAGTTCATCGGTGCCTCCGGCGAGCGCGAGGAGGTCGTCTTCACGAAGAACACGACCGAGAGCATGAACCTCGTCGCCTACGCCTGGGGCCTGAACGAACTCGGTCCCGGCGACGAGGTCGTGCTGACCGAGATGGAACACCACGCCTCGCTGGTCACCTGGCAGCAGGTCGCGAAGAAGACCGGCGCCGAGGTGAAGTACATCCCCATCGACGAGTCCGGCCAGCTCGACATGGACGCGGCGGCCGACCTCATCACCGACGACACCGAGATGGTCTCGGTCGTCCACGTCTCGAACACGCTCGGGACCGTCAACCCCGTCGCCGACCTCGCCGACCTCGCCCACGACCACGACGCCCTCGCGTTCATCGACGGTGCACAGGCCGTCCCGACGCGCCCGGTCGACGTCGAGGCCATCGACGCCGACTTCTACGCCTTCTCCGGCCACAAGATGTGCGGCCCGACCGGCATCGGCGTCCTCTACGGCAAGAAGCACCTCCTCGAGGAGATGGAGCCGTACCTCTACGGCGGCGAGATGATCAAGAAGGTCACCTACGAGGAGTCGAAGTGGAACGACCTGCCCTGGAAGTTCGAGGCCGGCACGCCCAACATCTCGCAGGGCATCGCCCTCCACGCCGCCATCGACTACCTCGACGACATCGGGATGGAGCGCGTGCAGGCCCACGAGGAGATGCTGGCCGAGTACGCCTACGACCGCCTCTCCGAGTACGACGACGTCGAGATCTACGGCCCGACGCCCGAGCAGGGCCGCGGCGGCCTCGTCGCGTTCAACCTCGACACGGTCCACGCCCACGACCTCTCCTCCATCGTGAACGACTACGGCGTGGCCATCCGGGCCGGCGACCACTGCACCCAGCCCCTGCACGACAAGCTCGGCGTCGCCGCCAGCGCCCGCGCCTCGTTCTACATCTACAACACCCGCGAAGAGGTCGACGCGCTGGTCGAGTCCCTCGACGAGGCGCGCCAGCTGTTCGCCTAG
- a CDS encoding SDR family NAD(P)-dependent oxidoreductase: MPETAIVAGVGPSLGEAVVREFADRGCTVGAIARSTDYLHDLADEVDGVVPLPADITDPEAVAAAVADFHDAAGPVECLVLNAFFTDTRPGGVREVDLDTLVGDWEVNVYGAVACVKACLDDLADRRGTVVFTGSPYAHRPTGDSLAWDSTTPAVHGLAGSLARDLAPAVHVAYAVVDGGIGTASGALDPRHVAQEYWHLAEQPPDARTFELDLRPTEESVRT; encoded by the coding sequence ATGCCCGAGACAGCCATCGTCGCCGGCGTCGGTCCCTCCCTCGGCGAGGCCGTCGTCCGCGAGTTCGCCGACCGCGGCTGCACCGTCGGCGCCATCGCCCGCTCGACCGACTACCTGCACGACCTCGCGGACGAGGTCGACGGCGTGGTCCCGTTGCCCGCGGACATCACGGACCCCGAGGCGGTCGCGGCCGCGGTCGCCGACTTCCACGACGCGGCCGGCCCGGTCGAGTGCCTCGTCCTGAACGCCTTCTTCACCGATACCCGTCCCGGTGGCGTCCGCGAGGTCGACCTCGACACCCTCGTCGGCGACTGGGAGGTGAACGTCTACGGCGCGGTCGCCTGCGTGAAGGCCTGCCTGGACGACCTCGCGGACCGGCGGGGGACCGTCGTGTTCACCGGGTCGCCGTACGCCCACCGCCCGACCGGGGACAGCCTCGCCTGGGACTCGACCACCCCCGCGGTCCACGGGCTCGCCGGCTCGCTGGCGCGCGACCTCGCCCCGGCGGTCCACGTCGCCTACGCCGTCGTCGACGGCGGCATCGGGACCGCGAGCGGGGCCCTCGACCCTCGCCACGTCGCACAGGAGTACTGGCACCTCGCCGAGCAACCGCCGGACGCCCGGACGTTCGAACTCGACCTGCGGCCCACCGAGGAGTCCGTCCGGACGTAG
- the rpl18a gene encoding 50S ribosomal protein L18Ae, whose product MSQFTIRGTFETRHGPSPFETTIEAANENVAREHTYANFGSKHNVKRTQVEISEVEAQ is encoded by the coding sequence ATGAGTCAGTTTACTATCCGCGGGACGTTCGAGACGCGTCACGGGCCGAGCCCGTTCGAGACGACAATCGAGGCAGCGAACGAGAACGTCGCACGCGAGCACACCTACGCGAACTTCGGGAGCAAGCACAACGTCAAGCGTACGCAGGTCGAGATCTCGGAGGTCGAGGCACAATGA
- a CDS encoding signal recognition particle protein Srp54, with protein sequence MVLDDLGSSLRGTLDKLRGKSRLSEEDVEEIVKEIQRSLLQADVDVSLVMDLSDNIKTRALEEEPPKGTPARDFVLRIVYEELVGLVGDSTELPLENQTILLAGLYGSGKTTSAAKIAWWFSKKGMRPAIIQTDTDRPGAYDQSKEMARRAEVDFYGDEDADDPVQIVRDGMAATEDADIRIVDTAGRDGLNQELIDQIERIENEANPDRNLLVIDAAMGQSAKEQAQKFEESIGIDGVVITKLDGTAKGGGALAAVNETGSSIAFLGTGEEVKDVERFEPDGFISRLLGMGDLKQLTERVERAMQETQAEDDEDWDPEDMLKGNFTLKDMKKQMDAMNKMGPLDQIMDMIPGFGGGIKDQLPDDAMDVTQERMRSFEVIMDSMTDKEMENPRGIGQKQVERIARGSGQPEEKVRELLQQHKMMERTLKQFQGGMDGDMQRMMKKMQQQGGGGGMGGLGGGGGGPFG encoded by the coding sequence ATGGTACTCGATGACCTCGGGAGTTCGTTGCGGGGCACGCTCGACAAGCTCCGCGGGAAGTCCCGTCTCTCCGAAGAAGACGTCGAGGAGATCGTCAAGGAGATCCAGCGCTCGCTCCTGCAGGCCGACGTCGACGTCTCCCTCGTGATGGACCTCTCGGACAACATCAAGACGCGCGCCCTGGAGGAGGAGCCTCCGAAGGGGACGCCGGCGCGGGACTTCGTGCTCCGCATCGTGTACGAGGAGCTGGTCGGCCTCGTCGGCGACTCCACGGAGCTGCCACTGGAGAACCAGACCATCCTCCTCGCCGGGCTGTACGGGTCCGGGAAGACCACGAGCGCGGCGAAGATCGCGTGGTGGTTCTCGAAGAAGGGGATGCGCCCGGCCATCATCCAGACCGACACGGACCGCCCCGGTGCCTACGACCAGTCCAAGGAGATGGCCCGGCGCGCCGAGGTCGACTTCTACGGCGACGAGGACGCCGACGACCCGGTCCAGATCGTCCGCGACGGGATGGCGGCCACCGAGGACGCCGACATCCGCATCGTCGACACGGCGGGTCGTGACGGCCTGAACCAGGAGCTCATCGACCAGATCGAGCGCATCGAGAACGAGGCGAACCCCGACCGGAACCTGCTCGTCATCGACGCCGCGATGGGCCAGTCCGCCAAGGAGCAGGCCCAGAAGTTCGAGGAGTCCATCGGTATCGACGGGGTCGTCATCACGAAGCTCGACGGGACCGCGAAGGGTGGTGGCGCCCTCGCGGCCGTCAACGAGACCGGCTCGTCCATCGCGTTCCTCGGGACCGGCGAGGAGGTCAAGGACGTCGAGCGCTTCGAGCCCGACGGCTTCATCTCGCGCCTGCTCGGCATGGGCGACCTCAAGCAGCTCACCGAGCGCGTCGAGCGCGCCATGCAGGAGACCCAGGCCGAGGACGACGAGGACTGGGACCCCGAGGACATGCTGAAGGGGAACTTCACCCTGAAGGACATGAAGAAGCAGATGGACGCGATGAACAAGATGGGGCCCCTCGACCAGATCATGGACATGATCCCGGGCTTCGGCGGCGGCATCAAGGACCAGCTGCCCGACGACGCCATGGACGTGACCCAGGAGCGCATGCGGAGCTTCGAGGTCATCATGGACTCCATGACCGACAAGGAGATGGAGAACCCCCGGGGCATCGGGCAGAAGCAGGTCGAACGCATCGCCCGCGGCTCCGGCCAGCCCGAGGAGAAGGTGCGCGAACTCCTCCAGCAGCACAAGATGATGGAGCGCACCCTGAAGCAGTTCCAGGGCGGCATGGACGGCGACATGCAGCGCATGATGAAGAAGATGCAACAGCAGGGCGGCGGTGGCGGCATGGGCGGCCTCGGCGGCGGTGGTGGCGGCCCGTTCGGATAG
- a CDS encoding 50S ribosomal protein L39e, translating into MGKKSKAKKKRLAKLERQNSRVPAWVMLKTDMEVQRNYKRRNWRRNDTDE; encoded by the coding sequence ATGGGTAAGAAATCGAAGGCCAAGAAAAAGCGCCTCGCCAAGCTCGAGCGACAGAACAGTCGCGTGCCGGCGTGGGTCATGCTCAAGACCGACATGGAAGTCCAGCGGAACTACAAGCGCCGCAACTGGCGACGTAACGACACCGACGAATAA
- the thpR gene encoding RNA 2',3'-cyclic phosphodiesterase, producing MRLFVSIDLPDDIAEDVEALQDCFEEATGLKFVDPTQAHVTLKFLGEVSKARLPAVEEAVEAGVRDAEVPPFEATFGGLGVFPSLDYINVLWLGVRDGADEMTTLHEGIEAETTAIGFSPESHEFTPHVTLARMEHAGGKETVQACVRDNDPEAGSMQVEEVRLTESVLTPDGPEYRTVERFRL from the coding sequence ATGCGACTGTTTGTCAGTATCGACCTCCCCGACGACATCGCCGAGGACGTCGAGGCGCTCCAGGACTGCTTCGAGGAGGCGACGGGACTGAAGTTCGTCGACCCGACGCAGGCCCACGTCACGCTGAAGTTCCTCGGGGAGGTGAGCAAGGCCCGCCTGCCGGCCGTCGAGGAGGCCGTCGAGGCGGGCGTGCGAGACGCCGAAGTCCCCCCGTTCGAGGCGACCTTCGGCGGCCTCGGCGTCTTCCCCTCGCTCGATTACATCAACGTCCTGTGGCTCGGCGTCCGCGACGGCGCCGACGAGATGACGACCCTGCACGAGGGCATCGAGGCCGAGACGACCGCCATCGGGTTCTCCCCGGAGTCACACGAGTTCACCCCCCACGTCACGCTCGCCCGGATGGAGCACGCCGGCGGCAAGGAGACGGTCCAGGCGTGTGTCAGGGACAACGACCCCGAGGCGGGGTCGATGCAGGTCGAGGAGGTCCGCCTGACCGAGAGCGTCCTCACACCCGACGGCCCGGAGTACCGGACCGTCGAGCGGTTCCGGCTCTGA
- a CDS encoding translation initiation factor IF-6 yields MLRTAFAGSPYVGVFARATNECLLCRPDIESSVQEAMADELEVPAIPTTIAGSSTVGALAAGNSNGLVVSSRVTQRERDRIAEVVDLPIGELPGRRNAAGNIVLANDTGAYVHPELSDEAVAVVEDTLGVPTERGDLAGVRTVGTAAVATNNGVLCHPKSTDAELDYLEDLLGVPADVGTINYGAPLVGSGLVVNDNGYVAGEDTTGPELGRIEDALGLID; encoded by the coding sequence TTGCTCCGTACCGCGTTCGCCGGGTCACCGTACGTCGGCGTCTTCGCGCGGGCGACGAACGAATGTCTCCTCTGCCGTCCAGACATCGAATCGTCCGTCCAGGAGGCCATGGCCGACGAACTCGAGGTGCCCGCAATCCCGACGACGATCGCCGGTTCGTCCACCGTCGGCGCGCTAGCCGCCGGTAACTCCAACGGGCTCGTCGTGTCGAGCCGCGTCACGCAGCGCGAGCGCGACCGCATCGCCGAGGTCGTCGACCTCCCCATCGGCGAACTCCCCGGGCGGCGCAACGCCGCCGGCAACATCGTGCTCGCCAACGACACCGGGGCGTACGTCCACCCGGAACTCTCCGACGAGGCCGTCGCCGTCGTCGAGGACACCCTCGGGGTGCCCACCGAACGCGGCGACCTCGCCGGGGTCCGCACGGTCGGGACCGCCGCCGTCGCGACGAACAACGGGGTGCTCTGTCACCCCAAGTCGACCGACGCCGAACTCGACTACCTCGAGGACCTCCTCGGCGTCCCCGCCGACGTGGGCACCATCAACTACGGTGCGCCGCTCGTCGGCTCCGGGCTGGTCGTCAACGACAACGGCTACGTCGCCGGCGAGGACACGACCGGGCCCGAGCTGGGTCGCATCGAGGACGCACTCGGTCTCATCGACTGA
- the ftsY gene encoding signal recognition particle-docking protein FtsY, with translation MFDNLKEKLGSFRKDVEETADEKAEAAEAEEPEAEAEAAAAEDVAAARPEASTDPAAAEASAAVDSDPEAEPEEPAAEPVDDAGDAEESVPEADPREAEQEASGNNSTGFGSKLKAAATGKFVIEEEDLEDPLWELEMALLESDVEMSVAEEILENIKEELVGERRKFTESTGDIVEEALADALYDVISVGQFDFDARVAEADKPVVIIFTGVNGVGKTTSIAKLSQYFEERGLSSVMANGDTYRAGANEQIQQHADNLDTKLIAHEQGGDPAAVIYDAVEYAEAHDIDVVLGDTAGRLHTNEGLMDQLEKIDRVVGPDMTLFVDEAVAGQDAVQRAKKFNEAAAIDGAILTKADADSNGGAAISIAHVTGKPILFLGVGQDYDDLERFDPDEMVARLLEEDEA, from the coding sequence ATGTTCGACAACCTGAAGGAGAAACTGGGTAGCTTCCGCAAGGACGTCGAGGAGACGGCCGACGAGAAGGCCGAAGCGGCCGAGGCGGAGGAACCCGAAGCCGAGGCGGAGGCGGCAGCCGCGGAGGACGTGGCTGCGGCCCGACCCGAGGCGTCAACCGACCCGGCGGCTGCGGAGGCGTCCGCCGCAGTCGACAGCGACCCCGAGGCCGAACCCGAGGAGCCGGCCGCCGAGCCCGTCGACGACGCCGGCGACGCCGAGGAGTCGGTCCCCGAGGCCGACCCCCGCGAGGCGGAGCAGGAAGCGTCGGGCAACAACTCGACCGGCTTCGGCTCCAAACTGAAGGCGGCCGCCACGGGCAAGTTCGTCATCGAGGAGGAGGACCTCGAGGACCCGCTCTGGGAGCTCGAGATGGCGCTGCTCGAATCCGACGTGGAGATGAGCGTCGCCGAGGAGATCCTCGAGAACATCAAGGAGGAGCTCGTCGGCGAGCGCCGGAAGTTCACCGAGTCGACGGGCGACATCGTCGAGGAGGCCCTCGCCGACGCCCTGTACGACGTCATCTCGGTCGGGCAGTTCGACTTCGATGCGCGCGTCGCCGAGGCCGACAAGCCCGTCGTCATCATCTTCACCGGCGTCAACGGCGTCGGGAAGACGACGAGCATCGCGAAGCTCTCGCAGTACTTCGAGGAGCGCGGGCTCTCGTCGGTCATGGCGAACGGCGACACCTACCGTGCCGGCGCGAACGAGCAGATACAGCAGCACGCCGACAACCTCGACACGAAGCTCATCGCCCACGAACAGGGCGGCGACCCGGCGGCGGTCATCTACGACGCCGTCGAGTACGCCGAGGCCCACGACATCGACGTGGTGCTGGGCGACACCGCCGGTCGCCTGCACACGAACGAGGGGCTGATGGACCAGCTCGAGAAGATCGACCGTGTCGTCGGCCCGGACATGACCCTCTTCGTCGACGAGGCCGTCGCCGGTCAGGACGCGGTCCAGCGCGCGAAGAAGTTCAACGAGGCGGCCGCCATCGACGGCGCCATCCTCACGAAGGCCGACGCCGACTCCAACGGCGGCGCGGCCATCTCCATCGCCCACGTCACGGGCAAGCCCATCCTCTTCCTCGGGGTGGGCCAGGACTACGACGACCTCGAACGGTTCGACCCCGACGAGATGGTCGCGCGCCTGCTCGAGGAGGACGAGGCGTAG
- a CDS encoding LVIVD repeat-containing protein, with protein sequence MVLHNPGGPALDRRTLLTGVVGTAATAIAGNPAAASPAASTRSGPTDPPTLEPTATLDLPGLAEAVTDEAGETVFCAVRDGFAIVDVSDPANPELLAEERDLTHEDAGPMQRIYDVKYDDDRLVVAGPNAGGSDDLVGFFLYDVSDPATPERLAFQGTSHAIHNCHLDGDRVYLTGGTTPGSPAVIYDIAGDDPEKVGAWSATQEADIWTRVGSNYLSCHDLYARGDTLYVAYWDAGTWVVDVSDPATPTALARLGGLDPNYLAELDRGSIAEFIELPGNSHYVQPNADSDAVFVGKEAWDRPDTDLDGGPGGIECWSMGEEPTRESIIQSPAGPDSNATSHNFGLRNDRLYASWYAGGVAVYDVSDRAAPQVLGAWRDDTAASFWTAKPLHEGFLGASHANPSNDQEARRTGEGAALYLFPEPESGGEPAPLMEPRPSPATKATGEDGDGDPGGGGTDQSGGSGAGTTVSAGGETTTGPDDSTDGESAVPGFGVGAAVTAVGASLGLARLFGRQQE encoded by the coding sequence ATGGTCCTCCACAACCCGGGCGGTCCCGCCCTGGACCGCCGCACCCTCCTCACCGGCGTCGTCGGCACCGCAGCGACCGCCATCGCCGGGAACCCGGCCGCCGCGAGCCCCGCGGCGAGCACCCGGTCCGGCCCGACCGACCCGCCCACGCTCGAACCGACCGCGACCCTCGACCTCCCCGGCCTCGCCGAGGCCGTCACCGACGAGGCGGGCGAGACCGTCTTCTGTGCCGTCCGCGACGGCTTCGCCATCGTCGACGTGAGCGACCCCGCGAACCCCGAACTGCTCGCCGAGGAACGCGACCTCACCCACGAGGACGCGGGGCCGATGCAGCGGATCTACGACGTGAAGTACGACGACGACCGGCTCGTCGTCGCCGGGCCGAACGCCGGCGGGAGCGACGACCTCGTCGGGTTCTTCCTCTACGACGTGTCGGACCCCGCGACGCCGGAGCGCCTCGCCTTCCAGGGGACGAGCCACGCCATCCACAACTGCCATCTCGATGGCGACCGGGTGTACCTCACCGGCGGGACCACCCCGGGCTCGCCGGCGGTCATCTACGACATCGCCGGCGACGACCCCGAGAAGGTCGGAGCGTGGTCCGCGACGCAGGAGGCGGACATCTGGACCCGCGTCGGCTCGAACTACCTCTCCTGTCACGACCTCTACGCCCGGGGCGACACCCTCTACGTCGCGTACTGGGACGCCGGGACGTGGGTCGTCGACGTGAGCGACCCCGCGACCCCGACCGCGCTGGCCCGGCTGGGCGGGCTCGACCCGAACTACCTCGCCGAGCTGGACCGTGGCTCCATCGCGGAGTTCATCGAACTCCCCGGGAACAGCCACTACGTCCAGCCGAACGCCGATTCGGACGCGGTCTTCGTCGGCAAGGAGGCCTGGGACCGCCCGGACACCGACCTCGACGGCGGCCCGGGCGGTATCGAGTGCTGGTCGATGGGCGAGGAGCCGACCAGAGAGAGCATCATCCAGAGCCCCGCCGGGCCGGACTCGAACGCCACCTCGCACAACTTCGGCCTCCGGAACGACCGCCTCTACGCCTCGTGGTACGCGGGCGGGGTCGCGGTGTACGACGTGTCCGACCGGGCCGCCCCGCAGGTGCTCGGCGCGTGGCGCGACGACACCGCGGCGTCGTTCTGGACCGCGAAACCGCTCCACGAGGGGTTCCTCGGGGCGAGTCACGCGAACCCCAGCAACGACCAGGAGGCCCGCCGAACCGGGGAGGGGGCGGCCCTGTATCTCTTCCCCGAGCCCGAAAGCGGCGGCGAGCCCGCGCCCCTCATGGAGCCACGGCCGAGTCCCGCCACGAAGGCGACTGGCGAAGACGGGGACGGAGACCCTGGCGGCGGCGGGACCGACCAGTCCGGCGGGTCAGGCGCCGGGACGACCGTCAGTGCCGGCGGCGAAACGACGACCGGTCCCGACGACTCGACCGACGGCGAGAGCGCCGTCCCCGGCTTCGGCGTCGGCGCGGCGGTCACGGCCGTCGGCGCGTCGCTGGGGCTGGCGCGGTTGTTCGGTCGCCAGCAGGAGTAG
- a CDS encoding HD domain-containing protein, translating to MDQTALRDRARTYFGGLSPTHDWHHVQRVVANAERLAEDAEQPVDEDVLLAAAWLHDIGRKREAQGDIDCHAEWGAAEARDILAEFEVPEATRDAVAHCIRAHRFSNDVEPASLEARLLSDADNLDAIGAVGLARTFAHTGELAQPIHDPDLSPEQDDSAAGQTALNHVHKKLLELESRMYTDAGKTAAADRHDFLETFVDRFEAEVAGER from the coding sequence ATGGACCAGACCGCCCTCCGCGACCGCGCCCGCACCTACTTCGGCGGGCTCTCGCCGACCCACGACTGGCACCACGTCCAGCGCGTCGTCGCCAACGCCGAGCGACTCGCCGAAGACGCCGAGCAGCCGGTGGACGAGGACGTGCTTCTGGCAGCCGCCTGGCTCCACGACATCGGCCGCAAGCGCGAGGCACAGGGGGATATCGACTGTCACGCCGAGTGGGGTGCCGCGGAAGCACGCGACATCCTCGCCGAGTTCGAGGTTCCCGAGGCGACCCGGGACGCCGTCGCCCACTGCATCCGCGCCCACCGGTTCTCGAACGACGTCGAACCAGCGAGTCTCGAGGCCAGACTCCTCTCCGACGCCGACAACCTCGACGCCATCGGCGCGGTCGGGCTCGCCCGGACCTTCGCCCACACCGGCGAACTCGCCCAGCCCATCCACGACCCGGACCTATCACCAGAACAGGACGATTCCGCGGCCGGCCAGACGGCCCTCAACCACGTCCACAAGAAGCTCCTCGAACTCGAATCGCGGATGTACACGGACGCCGGGAAGACGGCCGCTGCAGACCGTCACGACTTCCTGGAGACCTTCGTCGACCGCTTCGAGGCCGAGGTCGCTGGCGAGCGCTGA